The window ATTCAACAATAttcaaaagacaacaattttataTCAAAATTGTTATTTTTTATAGGTAGATCCACAACCTTAACGACCCCCCTAGAATCGGCAGTTCATGCAGGTATATAGACGTTGAGCGCCTGATGAAATCGACCATATCTATCATCACCCCGAGGGATTGACCTTTGATCATTACACCAGAGTTATTATACGTTCACTAGCTATGCTACATCTTGGGGACAAATTGTTGTTTTTTTTACTCTCTCACAAATTATTatctttcaatattttttttaatcaaacataacgatttataaaaaaattactatATGAGTAATTTTTTGTGAATATgacaatgatttttgaaaataattgtcaATGAATACTTTTTCATTATCCATGAGTGCTTTTTTAGAATACGATAATGACTTTTAAAAACGGTTGTCAATGTAGGTTTGTGTGTGTTTTGGGGGGCGGTGTCAATCGCTTACGCCCGATGTTCGTTTCCTCTCACTGGCCATCTCCGATAAAAGAGGGTGAAGCGTGACATCATGTGGAAAGGTGAAAACCCTATTCCTCTCCTAGcgttcttctcctctccttgtcTGTCTTCGAGAAAAGAGGGTGAAGCGTGAGGCGCTGTTGAAAGGTGAAAACCCTAATCCTCTCCTTAGTTTAAATAGGACAGAGTCGTCGCAGGCAAGCAGTGCGAGCCAATTGGGGAAGGGGATCCGTTGAGCCGGTGAAATCCACGGTGGCGTCTCTGTCTCATCCACCTCGTAGGCTTCGTCTCCAAAATTCATGCGAGTATAAGTAGAGAGCTCGTGATTGAGCAATGCAATGTCGTGCAAGTGCAATTCATCGGCCAAGTCTAGTTTCAAACTCGAGAAATGGCTCCTGTTGGTGGGTGTTCGCAGAGGGTGTTCGCCTTCGGCAAGGGGAGGAGTGAAGGCGACAAGAGCATGAAGAACTTGGTTAGTGCACGCGACATGTTTGACACAATGTCCGATCGAGCATCTTTTACTGACTTTTTAGCTGCATAACGTGTAGCTGGGTGGGGAAGGTGCGAACTTGGCGGAGATGTCCAGGATCAGGTTGTCGGTGCTGCCAGGATTCACAGTGTCGATGGAGGTCTGCCGGGAGTAAAAAGAGGACGTCGAGGAGGGTGAGAAGCATCTCCCGAGAGATACTGGAAGCACTTGGGAAGGTGGAGGAGGAGCACGTCTCGGCGATCCTTCAAGGACACTCCTCCTCTCCGTTTGCTCTGACGCTGCGGTATGTTGTCCATGGCAAAGGCAAATAacttcggcaatttaccaaagggcgcactTAAAGATTATTTACCAAAAGGCATACGGTACTTTAACATTTACCAAAGAATGCACTTGTTTaagtgcatttcctattttacccttctgacatttgactttttctaccgttttcttttcttcactatatttctctctcttctctttttttataGGCAGAACATataaataacattagtcaatttttaataacattttaatacatttgaagaagcaaaaataaacaatggacaccatatttgaactccctgcaatttcagaaatctactggaactaaaatgagtgtaatcggagctctctaggtcgattagtgggtttcggtcaaaacccactgatggacctagagactgttggagtgtatacttaaaagtttagcttttgtacacatttattttgaaataaaacatcacattggtcaaatgtttacatttatttgttaactgtaattgttcaattaatttatatagtagataacatggagtgtagagtcacacttagaagatcatgttgtcgattctctataaattataaacaattgctcacgactaagatggaaaggaacaaaccatcagaatagacgtagtgtaattaagtattagtttatcttgactaataaattacactgatacactttaagtgtattgagtagaatcatttaggtaagttctttttgtactgacttagtaaaagaactagaccttagtttttatggaagtgtgtgctcttaatcctaatataataacaagcatgtatatttaaaatttatttctttgacttatcaaagggtgaggtttagctcgataaatcaatatgcccgataagttgggaaatgatattacttatagtatgtgttgttgattataggaatctgtgtcctagttatctaggttgagaatgtccccaagaggagctcataaggattttacactgcaggtggacctagtccgacatacgataaagttgagtggtactactcttgagctagatattaattaaatgagttgtcaataactcacttaattagtggacattcataatcttaaacacaggagactaacacactcgtgataagaaggagcccgtaatgtaatttgggattgatgcgctGTAAtaactctagtggaatgagttattatcgatgaacttgagttgtgtgttcgaggcggatactcaagctcattggaaggccaaaaccaatttctcctctaagtccctgttgtagccttaataaagcctcaagttcatccaaagaaaagcctatcttggtgtccaagaagggtcaGTCCAGCTTGGTAATgacggccacatattctctagaattTGCCTAGCTACCAtctaatatttaaattaggaagattgttttgaatttttaaatttcctcgatatttacaatttgtaaaagagagattttaaaatttataaaattttctaatttaaattaggccacaaggttttaaagagagttgtaaaatttataaaattttcttttaaaagaaatattattagagatgttttaaattttaaaactttcctttaatatccacattagaaaaaaagagtttgtaaaattttattagaagttttcttttttaaaattttataaaaattttctttcttttccttttaataagtggccacCTTGCAAGCAAGAggtcggtcaaataattaaacatcaacaaatagttgtttaattaataaatcaatctaggattgattaattaaaaggaaagaaaagaaaaaaggaaataggaatgagtcttatttttataaaactctttccataattttccgctgggaaactaatataaaagggGGAAGGGGAGCTTgaataacataacaattgatatctgtgttgttggagatcatcatgGCCCCTCTCCCTCTTCCCTTCGCTTCCTTTGCTCCTTCGTGGTGGTGGTGGACGAATtccagagaaggaggagaagctttccgggtggtgttcgtggaggatcgtcgcccacacgacgtccaagaggaggcgagggatacggcagaagatctcgaggtttttagcatacaaggaagaggtataactagtatttaatttccgcatcatactagttaatttttctttgtataaataccaaatacaagaggcattcgattcttgtttttcgaatttaatttcgatattgtgttcttttcttttttccttgtgatttgattgttccttttggttaacctagagttatataaggaaattaaatattaactttccttaaaaggctttgtctagtcggtggtggttgctcccatatccaagaaggccaagtgcctcaccatgcagtactggaagccaattttggaaactaatatttaattgaatttataacctaggtgatttggatcaaacgtgttaagttccgcaggagatacaagtttaacttaaaaagaacacatggtagctaggaaaggttcagatcacggacaaaatttttgtacagtggagccattggattttccgagtagcaaccaacagcgacctccgattgcactcatttcagtttctatggatttctaaaattgcaaggagttcaaatatagtgtccactatttatttcggcttttcatagatgttaacatgtaaaatcaaagaatcgacaaaaacgcccacgttgggcctgatatggaatcatatcaagcccaacgtgggcctgatatcattccatatcaggcccaatgtgggcctgatatcatttcatatcaggcccacgttgggcctgatatgagtccatatcaggcccaacgtggggttttttgccgattctttgattttgcaagTTAACATCaattaaaagctgaaataaataatgaacaccatatttgaactccttgcaacatcagaaatccatagaaactgaaatgggtgcaatcagagctctctaggtctatcagtgggttttgaccgaaacccactgatcgacctagagagctccgattacactcattttagttccagtggatttctgaaattgtagggagttcaaatatggtgttcattatttatttcggcttttcATTGATGTTAACTTGCAAAATCAAAGAATTGGTAAAAAAatctcacgttgggcctgatatggactcatatcaggcccaacgtggacctgatattattctatatcaggcccaacgtgggcctgatatcattctatatcaggcccaacgtaggcctgatatgatGTAATCGCTCCCTTTTATCTTTTTGGTTCCCCTACTTATCTGCTTCATCTTTTCAGAGATTGTATATTGTTTGTCCTTTTGATTCTCAAGCTGAAAATGATTATAGAAAGTAATTCATTGAGTTGGTGAATGATTTCCTGTGTTTAATTCATAAGAGATTATATAggctaattgattttttttttttcattttcaatgttTTTGTATTGTAGACATTAATCCGTTGACCTTGACTTGGAGTTTTCTTTAAAATAGTAGTTTCATGGAAGTTGTCAGATGAGTAATTTGACAGCTCAACAAATCGTAGCACCAAGTGTAACATCGACCTATGCTTAACACTAATTGAATTTCCAAGCTTAGAGTATTTTTATCTTGGGAGAGACCATGAGCATGAATAATTTGATAATTGATACCTCACAGTGAGGATAAATTTTTAGTTGGGTGGTTGTGGAGCATTCAGAGAATCATATCAGCGTTGATGAAAGTTGGGtctaatatggaatcatatcaggcccaacgtaggaTTTTTTGtcgatttttaaattttgtatgtTAACATCAATgaaaagccgaaataaataatgaacatcatatttgaactccttgcaacatcagaaatccataggaactgaaatgagctcaatcgaagctctctaggtcgatcagtgggtttcggtcaaaatccactaatggacctagagagctccgattgcacccatttcaatttctatggatttctgatgttgcaaggagttcaaatatgatgccCATTATTTATTTCGGGTTTTAATTgatgttaacatgcaaaatcaaaAAATCGACAAAAAaaccccacgttgggcctgatatggactcatatcaggcccacgtatatcaggcccaacgtgggcctgatatggaatgatatcaggattccatatcaggcccaacgtgggcgtttttgtcgattctttgattttacatgtTAATATCTAtgaaaagctgaaataaataatagacatcatatttgaactccttgcaattttagaaattcataaaaactgaaatgggtgcaatcggaggtctctaggtccatcagtgggttttgaccgaaactcacttatcgacctagagagctccgattacactcattttagttccagtAGATTTCTGAAATTGCAGGGAGTTCAAATATAGTGtccattgtttatttttgctttttcaaatatattaaaatgttattaaaaattgATTAATGTTATTTATATGTTCTGCCtataaaaaaagagaagagagagaaatatagtgaagaaaagaaaacggtagaaaaagtcaaatgtcaggagggtaaaataggaatgCACTTAAACAAGTGCATTCTTTGGTAAATGGTAAAGTAGCGTACGCtttttggtaaatttaaatctttagatgcgccctttggtaaattgccgaaatAACTTTGATATCTCCTTCAATACAGGAGAGAGAGAGACCAAATGGATTCAACTACGATCCTGTTTGACATATGCAATACTTGTGTAAGTGTCGATGTTGGGGATGATGGACACGGTGCTCAGCTTGGGACTCAACGACAAGGTAGTGGTTGGGTTAGCGATGAAGAGCGGGAAGAGGTTTGGCTACGACTCCTATCGTCAATTCATGGACATGTTCGGCAATGTGATAGGCATAATGCTGAATATTTTTCCAATTCGTGTTGGTGCTTTTTTTACTTTGCTCTATTATTTCAGCTAATTAGTCCTGCTCTGATAAATAGTATATATTAAATATTCTTCTCCAAACTTATTCCTCTCCCAAATTTCTTGGAGCGGATGCTCGCATCTCAATCTCTTATCGTCTTCCTGTGAACCAGCTTTGACAATCCTAGGTTCGATCGGTTTCCTGTGTTTATTTGATCTAATCACACTTTGTCAGAACGCCTTTCATCTGTGTTTTGCGCTTATTGAGGTGGAGAAGATCGATAGATTGCTCAATTCCTGATTTCTGCCCTGTGTAGCATAAACTTCTAATTAGGTTTTTAAACTTTAGTTTGGAAATGAATGTAATCAACTAATGGAGGGACTATGTATCCTAAATGACGGGTCCTAATCATGCACTTCTACTAAGAAATATCGTGTTAGTGCCTAAATTTCTCAAATTACTGATAATTGGGCCAACTAAAGTTTTCTTTGCTCACACTCTACTTCTCGTAATGTTTTCAAGATGTTGATTATAGATCTATTAATCATCTTTGAATGGTCCTTACCATTTTGACCAATTTTCTCTCTTTAACTATATTTTAGAGCCGAATGATTATTGTTGGTCCCGCGTAGGgcggctagagggggatgaatagcctaAAATTGGAATTAATAATCTTGAGCTAACTTACTTTAGCAGGAACACAATGTTAGTTAAACAAAATAATTATTGAAAACATAAAATAAGAGACTCAAGAATtgcttagttacaacctaggtgattatTAATACAAGACAGTTAAAAGCGCACTAAagttctccttcgttgaaggcggagaagcctcttacacacttTGATAGCTCAGAATAagactaggaattgaatacaataGTTGTTGTTCAAGTTGTAAATAATTCATAGCTCTAGGGGGTTTTATATAGCCTTCTGGAAAAAGTTACCGTtgattggaggtgcctctaaAAGGATTCAGGGCGCCTCCAAtaaggatagagttttatccgaacTCCAATGATCATCCAACAATAACCGATAACTCAAGGCTCCTCCATTGGaggcacgagggtgcctccaaccttgttggaggcaccttccaccaAAAGgcgtgagggcacctccaaccttgttggaggtgccttctacAAGGCAACTCAGGCAGTTAACCTTCAAAATAGATTAACTCTCCctcacttgcttgggtgatgctctggtTGTCCAGAATTGAGCTTACCTGAATTCAACTccgaccttttcctcgagcaagctttcttctcggcttctcgtccctgaGCCCATCGACTCTTTTCTTGTGCTATCCTTCTCGTTCGCTACGTCTTTcattcgacttcttgtgttcctaagttcctgcacacttagacacaaggatcaaaacacaaCATGACTCAACATGACttagttgaccatatcaaaatcaACCTGAGATACTTACAATTATAAAACAGTTTTATAACATGTTCTTTAGTCTATGTAGCACAAATTGATCACAAAAGTCTCTCTCTCTCACATAATCTCTCTGTTAGCAAATTTAGCATTCAtttatttgaataatttttaatattggaACTCATAAAATGCTTATGGTGATTGTGTTGTATCAAGTTATCAAAGGATTTTCtttgtgttgtaaattttggttgTTTCCGGTAAGAATCATGTTTGACAAGTATGACAAATTGTTTAGCTTTTATTTCATTAGAATTTAAGCTACTACTATCCTCTTTGgcttaattgattttatttttctgaTCCAGATATGGCAATGCAAATGTATGGAAGATCTTCACAAATCTTTTCGATTATTTCCCATTGACGGCATTGGTTTGTGCTCCTTATCATATCTTGCAGAATCTTGTTGAATTTTCTGCAATTATTTGCTTATGATGTGAATGTGCAATTTATTAATTATGAATGATTCAATTGTAGCAAATTATGTATGATTCAAACCTCTTATGACTGATGTAAATATCACGTCTTCTCTTAGTGAACATTTTTGGTTGTTACTGTGTCAATATCTCTTAGTTAATTATTCAATAGAAAAGTTAACATCCTTCAAATGGTTTGCCTTGAATTCCATCATATTGTAAAATACTTTCATAGACATATGAATGATGCTATTATCCCGTTACTTTTTAGTGACATCTACACTTGTAACAGTAAGTTATAGAGGCCTAAGCAAAATGCCTCGAGTAAAAAGTAAAATAGCTAACTAGTTCCTTCAGGGAGAAACTATCTGATTTTGGCCTATTTGTAGACTATAAGTATTAGTGCGCAAGTTGCCAGATAGCTAACAGATCTCGGATTAAACCAATGCCGTCAATATGTTTAAACATCTGTTTTTAACTCCATATGATGTCCTCCTATAATTTCTCTTGTGAATGTTTTTTTGGAAGTGTAATCTCATGATTTTTCTGGTTTCAGAAAATTGCTCCCTGCAATCATCAAAAAGTTTGGTAAGTCTTTTCATTGGAATATGATTTCATGGCTAACTTCTATGGAATGCACCAATTGTACTTCAGAACCATGTATCTCACAGGTTATAATCTTCTAGAGCTTGCCCTTGTAATATTTTGATATGCTTCATGAAAACAATCAGTGTTTTATGATCTTCGTTTGGTCACACAAGCCTTATAATTTAGAGAACTTATGGAGGCTCGCTGAGCAAGTCCAAAAACAATCACCTTATGCTGCTTCTGCTACTAaaggtggagaagatgatgatAATCATGTCTCAGAGCTTGTGCCTGGAGAGATATTTGAACTTGATGCAGAGGATAAACAAGCTTTATAGATATAGATCTTCCAACAAGTTTGCACTCTATTTTTTATGTTATAATTTCTTTGTCAATTGCAATTTATGATAGTAATAAGAACCAGTTGTCGGGATAGTGATGTGTGCAGTTAATTTTGTAAAGCTTAAGATTGTTTAAGGAGcatattgggataaattttattgatGTGTATAGTTAATTTTGTAAATCTTAGTAGATATTATGTGGTAAATCTTCCTCAATTGGTTTTCTTACCAAGATAATTTTTAACTATTGAAAAGTGATTAAAGacaatgattttgaaatattgtGAAAAAAGCAACTAAAAGGTTATGTTTTTAAATGTTGTTTAAATGTTGTgaaattgttgtctttgatatTAAATGATAACAGTTTAAAACGGTTGTCTATCGTGCTCAAATACAATGGTTTAAAATTGTTGGTTGTTTAGCGCActtttaataataatatcaatTATAATAGGTTTTAAAGAGCAAAGATAATAGATTTTATCTGTTGTCTATTAGTGTTTTTGTTATGGTGAGAAGAGAGATTG is drawn from Zingiber officinale cultivar Zhangliang chromosome 1B, Zo_v1.1, whole genome shotgun sequence and contains these coding sequences:
- the LOC121976657 gene encoding uncharacterized protein LOC121976657 isoform X1, coding for MLSMAKANNFGNLPKGALKDYLPKGIRRERDQMDSTTILFDICNTCVSVDVGDDGHGAQLGTQRQGSGWVSDEEREEIWQCKCMEDLHKSFRLFPIDGIENCSLQSSKSLVSLFIGI
- the LOC121976657 gene encoding uncharacterized protein LOC121976657 isoform X2, translating into MLSMAKANNFGNLPKGALKDYLPKGIRRERDQMDSTTILFDICNTCVSVDVGDDGHGAQLGTQRQGSGWVSDEEREEIWQCKCMEDLHKSFRLFPIDGIENCSLQSSKSLVIIF